Proteins from one Amycolatopsis benzoatilytica AK 16/65 genomic window:
- a CDS encoding ABC transporter ATP-binding protein — MSETEAEAVPDRGVPAVQLTGITKRFPGVVANSDVNLTVAAGEVHALCGENGAGKSTLMKILYGMQQPDEGAIAINGAEVKLRNPQDAIRAGIGMVHQHFMLADNLTVAENVFLGAEALHGIGRAARARLAELAKRTGLHAKPDTLLEELGVADRQRVEIVKVLYRGAKIIILDEPTAVLVPQEVDALFATVREMQADGYTFLFISHKLDEVRAIADTVTVIRRGTTVGTADPKKITSRELAEMMVGSELPSPETRESTVTDRAVLEVRDLRLAADGSERNVLDDISFTVHAGEVLGIAGVEGNGQTELVETIMGMRKASGGHIELTPPDGQKHDLVKLGTLARREAGIGYIAEDRTRHSLLLTQPLWVNRILGYQTRKPVSRGQLLDIAGAREDTERIVREYDVRTPGIDVPAAALSGGNQQKLIVGRELSGSPALLIASHPTRGVDVGAQALIWEQIRQARADGLAVLLISADLDELIGLSDTIRVMLRGRLVSEANPATVTPQELGSAMTGADDQAGEDS; from the coding sequence ATGAGCGAGACCGAGGCCGAAGCCGTCCCCGACCGGGGCGTACCGGCCGTCCAGCTGACCGGGATCACCAAGCGGTTCCCTGGCGTGGTCGCGAACTCCGACGTCAACCTCACCGTCGCCGCGGGCGAGGTGCACGCATTGTGCGGTGAAAACGGCGCGGGCAAATCGACCCTGATGAAGATCCTGTACGGGATGCAGCAGCCCGACGAGGGCGCGATCGCGATCAACGGGGCCGAGGTGAAACTGCGCAACCCGCAGGACGCCATCCGCGCCGGGATCGGCATGGTGCACCAGCACTTCATGCTCGCCGACAACCTCACCGTCGCGGAGAACGTGTTCCTCGGCGCGGAGGCGCTGCACGGCATCGGCCGCGCGGCGCGGGCGCGGCTCGCGGAGCTGGCCAAGCGGACCGGGCTGCACGCGAAGCCGGACACGCTGCTGGAGGAGCTCGGCGTCGCCGACCGCCAGCGGGTCGAGATCGTCAAGGTGCTCTACCGCGGCGCGAAGATCATCATTCTCGACGAGCCGACCGCGGTGCTGGTGCCGCAGGAGGTGGACGCGCTGTTCGCCACGGTCCGCGAGATGCAGGCCGACGGGTACACCTTCCTTTTCATCTCGCACAAGCTCGACGAGGTGCGCGCGATCGCCGACACGGTCACCGTGATCCGGCGCGGCACCACTGTCGGCACCGCGGACCCGAAGAAGATCACCAGCCGCGAACTGGCCGAGATGATGGTCGGCTCCGAACTGCCGAGCCCGGAGACCCGGGAGTCGACGGTCACCGATCGTGCCGTGCTGGAGGTGCGCGACCTGCGGCTGGCCGCCGACGGGTCCGAGCGCAACGTGCTGGACGACATTTCCTTCACCGTGCACGCGGGCGAGGTGCTCGGCATCGCCGGCGTCGAGGGCAACGGCCAGACCGAACTGGTCGAGACCATCATGGGGATGCGCAAGGCCAGCGGCGGGCACATCGAGCTGACGCCGCCGGACGGGCAGAAGCACGACCTGGTCAAGCTGGGCACGCTGGCCCGGCGCGAGGCGGGCATCGGCTACATCGCCGAGGACCGCACCCGGCACAGCCTGCTGCTCACCCAGCCGTTGTGGGTCAACCGGATCCTCGGCTACCAGACCCGGAAACCGGTGTCGCGCGGGCAATTGCTCGACATCGCCGGCGCGCGCGAGGACACCGAACGGATCGTGCGCGAGTACGACGTGCGCACGCCCGGCATCGACGTGCCGGCCGCCGCGCTGTCCGGCGGCAACCAGCAGAAGCTGATCGTCGGCCGGGAGCTGTCCGGCAGCCCGGCGCTGCTGATCGCTTCGCACCCGACCCGCGGGGTCGACGTCGGGGCGCAAGCGCTGATCTGGGAGCAGATCCGCCAGGCGCGTGCCGACGGCCTCGCGGTGCTGTTGATCTCCGCGGACCTCGACGAGCTGATCGGGCTGTCCGACACCATTCGCGTGATGCTGCGCGGGCGGCTCGTGAGCGAGGCGAACCCGGCCACCGTCACCCCGCAGGAACTCGGTTCCGCCATGACCGGCGCTGACGATCAAGCAGGTGAAGACTCATGA
- a CDS encoding BMP family lipoprotein yields MRGTALAAATMAGVLALAGCAKDTGGSSNNASGSDGNSGSNCITAPKPPAAPALATSSSAAAGKVDGSKLKVGLAFDVGGRGDASFNDAAAAGTDRAKSELGVPVVNESTASASESEAAKQQRLEQMAQQGMNPIVAVGFAYAQSVKAVAAKYPNTKFAIVDDDSITLPNVTPLVFAEEQGSFLAGVAAAYKSKKCHIGFVGGVNTPLIQKFEAGFLQGAKAVSNKIKIEDEYLTPAGDYSGFQDPAKGNAKAAAEIARGADVIYHAAGASGKGVFDAAKANNALAIGVDSDQYNQKTVAADKDIIITSMIKRVDVAVFEYLQAVAKGDTSTLPKRFDLKADGVGYATSGGKVDDIKDVLDGYKAQIISGAITVSDKPAK; encoded by the coding sequence ATGCGTGGAACCGCGCTGGCCGCCGCGACCATGGCTGGGGTGCTTGCACTGGCCGGGTGCGCGAAGGACACCGGTGGGAGCAGCAACAACGCGTCCGGGTCGGATGGCAATTCGGGGTCCAACTGCATCACGGCCCCGAAGCCGCCTGCCGCACCGGCTCTAGCGACGAGCAGCAGCGCCGCCGCGGGCAAGGTCGACGGCAGCAAGCTCAAGGTCGGCCTGGCCTTCGACGTCGGCGGGCGCGGGGACGCCTCCTTCAACGACGCGGCCGCCGCGGGCACCGACCGGGCGAAGTCCGAGCTGGGCGTGCCGGTCGTCAACGAGAGCACCGCTAGCGCGAGCGAGAGCGAAGCGGCGAAGCAGCAGCGCCTCGAGCAGATGGCGCAGCAGGGGATGAACCCGATCGTCGCGGTCGGGTTCGCGTACGCGCAGTCGGTCAAGGCCGTTGCCGCCAAGTACCCGAACACCAAGTTCGCGATCGTCGACGACGACTCGATCACGCTGCCGAACGTGACGCCGCTGGTCTTCGCCGAGGAGCAGGGCTCGTTCCTGGCCGGCGTCGCTGCCGCATACAAGAGCAAGAAATGCCACATCGGCTTCGTCGGCGGCGTGAACACCCCGCTGATCCAGAAGTTCGAGGCCGGCTTCCTGCAGGGCGCGAAGGCCGTTTCGAACAAGATCAAGATCGAGGACGAGTACCTGACGCCGGCCGGCGACTACTCCGGTTTCCAGGACCCGGCCAAGGGCAACGCGAAGGCCGCGGCGGAGATCGCCCGCGGCGCGGACGTCATTTACCACGCCGCCGGCGCTTCCGGCAAGGGCGTGTTCGACGCGGCCAAGGCGAACAACGCGCTGGCCATCGGGGTCGACTCCGACCAGTACAACCAGAAGACCGTCGCCGCCGACAAGGACATCATCATCACCTCGATGATCAAGCGGGTCGACGTCGCGGTGTTCGAGTACTTGCAGGCCGTGGCGAAGGGCGACACCAGCACGCTGCCGAAGCGGTTCGACCTGAAGGCCGACGGCGTCGGCTACGCCACCTCCGGCGGCAAGGTGGACGACATCAAGGACGTGCTCGACGGGTACAAGGCCCAGATCATCTCCGGTGCCATCACGGTTTCGGACAAGCCGGCCAAGTAA
- the sdhC gene encoding succinate dehydrogenase, cytochrome b556 subunit — MSTTASTATEAGASDRAGASRRQGTFYRGDPGMWSWVLHRITGVLTFFFLFVHVLDTALVRVSPDTYNQVIETYKTPIVNLLEVGLVGAVLYHALNGLRVLLVDFWAKGPKYQKPMLWIIGVVWVVVMVPGAFFMLKRTVETLFGGA, encoded by the coding sequence ATGTCCACCACGGCGAGCACTGCCACTGAGGCAGGCGCTAGCGATCGGGCGGGTGCCTCACGCCGGCAGGGAACCTTCTACCGGGGCGACCCGGGCATGTGGTCCTGGGTGCTGCACCGCATCACCGGCGTGCTGACCTTTTTCTTCCTGTTCGTGCACGTGCTCGACACCGCCCTCGTGCGGGTGTCGCCTGACACGTACAACCAGGTCATCGAGACCTACAAGACGCCGATCGTGAACCTGCTCGAGGTCGGCCTTGTCGGTGCGGTGCTCTACCACGCCCTGAACGGGCTCCGCGTCCTGCTCGTCGACTTCTGGGCCAAGGGCCCGAAGTACCAGAAGCCGATGCTCTGGATCATCGGCGTCGTGTGGGTGGTCGTGATGGTTCCGGGTGCGTTCTTCATGCTGAAGCGCACCGTCGAGACGCTTTTCGGGGGTGCCTGA
- a CDS encoding succinate dehydrogenase hydrophobic membrane anchor subunit, which produces MADALILDKPRSPRRPSARRSNFELYSWLFMRISGLALIILVLGHLFIMNILDGGVHRINWGFVAGRWASPFWQFWDLAMLWLAEIHGGNGLRTIIDDYARKDSTRFWLKILLYVSMALILAVGTMVIFTFDPNMSAN; this is translated from the coding sequence ATGGCCGACGCTCTGATTCTCGACAAGCCGCGCTCGCCGCGGCGCCCGTCCGCCCGGCGCAGCAACTTCGAGCTCTACAGCTGGCTGTTCATGCGCATTTCCGGCCTCGCGCTGATCATCCTGGTGCTCGGCCACCTGTTCATCATGAACATCCTCGACGGCGGCGTGCACCGGATCAACTGGGGCTTCGTCGCGGGCCGCTGGGCCTCGCCGTTCTGGCAGTTCTGGGACCTGGCGATGCTCTGGCTCGCCGAGATCCACGGCGGCAACGGCCTGCGCACGATCATCGACGACTACGCCCGCAAGGACTCCACCCGGTTCTGGCTGAAGATCCTGCTGTACGTCTCGATGGCGCTGATCCTGGCCGTCGGCACGATGGTGATCTTCACCTTCGACCCGAACATGTCCGCCAACTGA
- the sdhA gene encoding succinate dehydrogenase flavoprotein subunit, with protein sequence MQFHKYDVVIVGAGGAGMRAAIESGQRARTAVLTKLYPTRSHTGAAQGGMCAALANVEEDNWEWHTFDTVKGGDYLVDQDAAEIMAKEAIDAVLDLEKMGLPFNRTPEGKIDQRRFGGHTRDHGKAAVRRACYAADRTGHMILQTLYQNCVKHGTEFFNEFYVLDLVLSEGEDGNPIATGVVAYELATGELHVFQAKSIVFATGGAGKIFKTTSNAHTLTGDGLGIIFRKGLPLEDMEFFQFHPTGLAGLGILISEAVRGEGGILRNADGERFMERYAPTIKDLAPRDIVARSMVQEVLQGRGCGPNKDYVVLDVTHLPVEVLETKLPDITEFSRTYLGVDPVKEPVPVFPTCHYVMGGIPTNIHGEALRDNEHVIPGLYAAGEVACVSVHGSNRLGTNSLLDINVFGRRAGIAAAEYALAHEHVELPENPTVLVEEQLAGLLSEHGDERVADIRKEMQQTMDSHASVYRTEDTLKQALTDIQALKERYQRITVADKGKRYNTDLLEAVELGFLLELAEVLVVGAIARKESRGGHAREDYPNRDDTNFMRHTMAYKQGDGLSSDIRLDYKPVTFTRYEPMERKY encoded by the coding sequence ATGCAGTTCCACAAGTACGACGTGGTGATCGTCGGCGCGGGCGGGGCCGGCATGCGCGCGGCCATCGAGTCCGGCCAGCGCGCCCGCACCGCGGTCCTCACCAAGCTGTACCCGACCCGGTCCCACACCGGCGCGGCGCAGGGCGGCATGTGCGCCGCGCTGGCGAACGTCGAAGAAGACAACTGGGAATGGCACACCTTCGACACCGTCAAGGGCGGTGACTACCTGGTCGACCAGGACGCCGCGGAGATCATGGCCAAGGAGGCCATCGACGCCGTCCTCGACCTGGAGAAAATGGGCCTGCCGTTCAACCGGACGCCCGAGGGCAAGATCGACCAGCGCCGGTTCGGCGGGCACACCCGCGACCACGGCAAGGCCGCGGTGCGCCGCGCCTGCTACGCCGCCGACCGCACCGGGCACATGATCCTGCAGACGCTGTACCAAAACTGCGTCAAGCACGGCACCGAGTTCTTCAACGAGTTCTACGTGCTCGACCTGGTCCTTTCCGAGGGCGAGGACGGCAACCCGATCGCCACCGGCGTGGTCGCCTACGAGCTGGCCACCGGCGAGCTGCACGTCTTCCAGGCGAAGTCGATCGTGTTCGCCACCGGCGGCGCGGGCAAGATCTTCAAGACCACCTCGAACGCGCACACCCTGACCGGCGACGGTCTCGGCATCATCTTCCGCAAGGGCCTGCCGCTGGAGGACATGGAGTTCTTCCAGTTCCACCCGACCGGCCTGGCCGGCCTCGGCATCCTCATCTCCGAGGCGGTCCGCGGCGAGGGCGGCATTCTGCGCAACGCCGACGGCGAGCGGTTCATGGAGCGCTACGCGCCCACCATCAAGGACCTCGCGCCGCGCGACATCGTCGCCCGGTCGATGGTCCAGGAGGTGCTGCAGGGCCGCGGCTGCGGGCCGAACAAGGACTACGTGGTCCTGGACGTGACCCACCTTCCGGTCGAGGTCCTGGAGACCAAGCTGCCGGACATCACCGAGTTCTCCCGCACCTACCTGGGCGTCGACCCGGTCAAGGAGCCGGTGCCGGTGTTCCCGACGTGTCACTACGTCATGGGCGGCATCCCGACGAACATCCACGGCGAAGCGCTGCGCGACAACGAGCACGTCATCCCCGGCCTGTACGCCGCGGGCGAGGTCGCTTGCGTGTCCGTGCACGGCTCGAACCGGCTGGGCACCAACTCGCTGCTGGACATCAACGTGTTCGGCCGCCGCGCGGGCATCGCCGCCGCGGAGTACGCGCTGGCGCACGAGCACGTCGAACTGCCGGAGAACCCGACCGTCCTGGTCGAGGAGCAGCTGGCCGGTCTGCTGTCGGAGCACGGCGACGAACGCGTCGCCGACATCCGCAAGGAAATGCAGCAGACGATGGACTCGCACGCGTCGGTGTACCGCACCGAGGACACCCTCAAGCAGGCGCTGACCGACATCCAGGCGCTGAAGGAGCGGTACCAGCGGATCACCGTGGCGGACAAGGGCAAGCGGTACAACACCGACCTGCTCGAAGCCGTCGAGCTGGGCTTCCTGCTGGAACTGGCGGAGGTCCTGGTCGTCGGCGCGATCGCGCGCAAGGAATCCCGCGGCGGCCACGCCCGCGAGGACTACCCGAACCGCGACGACACGAACTTCATGCGGCACACCATGGCCTACAAGCAGGGCGACGGGCTGTCGTCCGACATCCGGCTCGACTACAAGCCGGTCACCTTCACCCGCTACGAACCGATGGAGCGGAAGTACTGA
- a CDS encoding succinate dehydrogenase iron-sulfur subunit, giving the protein MTTATPEAPSAKASDEHTPIQVTLKILRFNPEVDSEPHWETYDVPAQPTDRVLNLLFYVKDYLDGTFSFRRSCAHGVCGSDAMQINGINRLACKVLLKDLMQKGKKTEITIAPIKGLTTLKDLYVDMDPFFEAYRSIKPYLITYGNEPTRERIQSQADRNRFDDTTKCILCACCTSSCPVYWNDGSYFGPAAIVNAHRFIFDSRDEGAEERLDILNDGEGVWRCRTTFNCTDACPRGIQVTKAIQEVKRALLFKRV; this is encoded by the coding sequence ATGACGACGGCCACCCCCGAGGCGCCCTCCGCCAAGGCGTCCGACGAGCACACGCCGATCCAGGTCACGCTGAAGATCCTCCGGTTCAACCCGGAGGTCGACTCCGAGCCGCACTGGGAGACCTACGACGTCCCGGCGCAGCCGACCGACCGCGTGCTGAACCTGCTGTTCTACGTCAAGGACTACCTCGACGGCACGTTCTCCTTCCGCCGCTCGTGCGCGCACGGCGTCTGCGGTTCGGACGCGATGCAGATCAACGGCATCAACCGGCTCGCCTGCAAGGTCCTGCTGAAGGACCTGATGCAGAAGGGCAAGAAGACCGAGATCACCATCGCCCCGATCAAGGGCCTGACGACGTTGAAGGACCTCTACGTCGACATGGACCCGTTCTTCGAGGCGTACCGGTCGATCAAGCCGTACCTGATCACCTACGGCAACGAGCCGACCCGCGAGCGGATCCAGTCCCAGGCCGACCGCAACCGGTTCGACGACACCACCAAGTGCATCCTGTGCGCCTGCTGCACGTCGTCCTGCCCGGTCTACTGGAACGACGGCTCGTACTTCGGCCCGGCGGCGATCGTGAACGCGCACCGGTTCATCTTCGACTCCCGCGACGAGGGGGCCGAGGAGCGGCTGGACATCCTGAACGACGGTGAAGGCGTGTGGCGCTGCCGCACGACGTTCAACTGCACCGACGCCTGCCCGCGCGGCATCCAGGTGACCAAGGCGATCCAGGAAGTGAAGCGCGCCCTGCTTTTCAAGCGCGTCTGA